The window caccaacagcttgcaACGTGagcctggaaaagtcacaggcactcaatgccagcccatgaaagcagccatgggggctGCACCCTGaagagccacaggggtggagatGCTCATGTCCTAGGGAGTCTAACCCTTGCTTCAGCATGTCCTatatgtgagacatggagtcaaaggagattattttggagttttaagacttaatcactgccctgctgggtttcagaattgcatgggacctgtagcccctttgttttggccaatttctcccttttagaaTGGAGCATTTACACAATgaatgtatccccattgtatcttggaagtaactaacttgcttttaattttacaggctcataggtggaaaggacttgtcttgtctcagataagactttgaacttagacttttgagttaatgctggaattagttaagactttgggggattgttgggaaagcatgattggttttgaaatgtgtgaaggatatgagatttgtgaggggccaggagtggaatgctatggtttggatttatttccttgaccaaatctcatgtctaattggaggaggggtctggtgggaggtgattggattatgggggcagataATCCCCTTGTTGTTTTCATGATGGTGAAtgtgttctcatgagatctgatggtttaaaggtgtgtggcacttcctctctctctctctctcgctcgctctctcttccccactctcctgctctgccatggtaagatgtgctagcttcctctttgccttctgctatgattgtaagcttcttgaggcctccaagccatgctttctgttaagcctgcagaactgtgagccaattaagcctattttctttataaattacccagtatcaggtatttctttatagcagtgcaataACAGATTAATACAGTGGGTGTGCAAGTCCTACTGCTCAGGGGTGGAGTACTTCCACCAGAAAATGGAGCCATGGTTCCATTAAATTGGATCCTGAGACTGATTCTTAGCCATCTGGGGCTCTCCACAAACCAACAGGCAGAGAAATAATTGCTGTACTTGCTGAGGTGATTGATTATGATTATCAAGGGAAAATTGTGCTGCTACTGAACAGTGGAACCAAGGAAAACTATTACTGGAACTCAAAAGATTCACTCAGGTGCCTTGTCTCCTTCCTGGCCGAATGGCCATTTTCAATGAAAAACTGCTACAAATACAAGATTGCCAACAACTCAAACCCTGCAGTGAGAAATATCTGAATTATTCCACTAGGTAAAACAAAACCCATCCAGCCAAGATGCTGCAGATGGCATAGGAAGATAAGGAACAGGTTGTGTAAGAAGAAGATTATGATGACCAACTTCTGACCCCTTAACAGCCAGAAATCAAGAACTGAAGCAGCCATGCTTTACTTGacttctttttccctcttcccaCTCAAATTGCCTTATACAAAGAGTAATGGTGGTGGCTAACATTTTAGTTTTAGGTAGAAATGTAGAATTGACAATATTTTGAAATTGGATGGTAGCTGATGAGAATTTATGTGTTCTCTATGCTGGGGACATGAATATTTTATCTGGATAAACAAAAAGAGTGGATGCTGTGGAGAAAAGTAAAGTGGGCTATGCTGGATCCTCTCAGTCAGGTTCTCTGGAGCCACTCTTCACTCATCTGTTCTGCTTGTTTCAAGGGGGCTGTCCTTTGTGGATTGCATCAAGGCACTCCTTTTCTTCTGGCTTCTAGTTGAGTTTGGTCAATGGGAGACATCAACCGGAGATTAAAGGACAAAGTGGTTGTGTCACTCTACCAAAGACTGCAGCTCCTGTCAGGAAAAGTCTTCATCTATAGCTAGTCTTCCCCCTTGCCTCTTCAAGGATAGAGGTCATGAGGGCTCACCAGTGTTGTTAAACCTAGTGAGCTTCATTGAGACTTATTAACTCATTTTACACTTTATACTTTGTCACTTTGTTAACCTCTCTTCATTGGTCTGTTTGAAGGTGACATCTGTTTACTGCTGAAACTCTGAATGACACATCAAACATCAATTTCCCACTATTTAACCCAAGTAAATTTTGAGATCTGCAGGAGCAAGTCATATTATTTTTCATCCAAGGATGTAAGCCAGAAACCTGGGACTCATCAATGACAAAACTCCTTGATATACTTCTTCTTAAATAtgcaatttataattattttctatcacttttatgccaaaaatacatctttatttcttctacttctttATTTTATCATTGACACTTTCCTTGTCctttccattatcattttttgCTTGGACTACTGGAATGGCCTAATTGGTCTTACTATTTTCCCTTTTGTCTCCCTGtaatatattttttcccattgcagtcaaagtaatcttttaaaaataccaatctGCTCCCATCCATGACCCTACTTCTTAAAACCCTTCAAATGTCTCTTATTACTTTAAGTACAAAGacaaaaggtttttgtttgtgtgtttttacaTAGCCTACAGTGTCCTACATGATCTGGACTCTCCCTAATTTTCCAACTTATTTTCACATAATTCTCTTTACTCAGTGTGCTCAGGCccctttttatttcactttctccAACAACCACATTCCTTCCTGCCTCAGGGACTTAGCTTCCAATGACTTCTGCCTGAAATTTACCTGATTTATACTACTCATACTTCAGCTTTCTGCTCAAATTTCACAGTAAGTTGAGACTTAATTATTAGTCCAGGATTCTCACCTATGCCATTATAAACTCTCATAGGTATTCTATAATTCTTCGTTATAATAAAGTACTGAATTATTTGAAAAAGGCTTTTACTCCCCAGGAGACTATACGCTTAATAGGGGCAGGGTCTATGTCTGTTTTGCTCAGAACTCCATCCATTCCCATTCCTGACAAacaataaatgagtgaatgaataatcACGTGAGGGTGAGTGAATGGATAGAATGGAAAGGTGGCACAAGTTATGATACTTAAAACTATGCTTCACACAATTCTTAGATATATGACTGCTCACTTTTCCGAGTGACAGATATGGGGCTCTGAGTTTCTGGAAAAACAATCAGAGAGCTAGTCTCTATCACATATCCATTACTCATGGATGCCAGCATCAGGTTATCATTCAGttataattttagcatttttaaaggtttttctcttttaagaaatattcatTAGTAGTAAAAATTTAGGAGATGCTGCATTTGGAGGGCTGTTACCCTTATGCTATTTTATACTATGGCCATtaggacttttttgtttgtttgtttgttttcatttagcCAGATTTAGGGGCAAAATTTGATACATAATGTATCTCGTTGCATGGAGCTTCTGTTAGGATACTGTTCTTTCACACACTAGAATCTCTTTCTTGGCATCATAATTTTCTATCTTGTGTGAAAGTTACCTTTAAAACTATTGTGAATTTGGCTGTGGTTTAATAGTTGTTCGTGTAAGACATCCTGTCTCCAAttactcttttttcatttttttctttagtgattCTAACTTATTTATGCTTCCAGATGAACCTTCAAGTAATTTTGCCAAGTTCCAAAATCAATTATTTTGGGATTTTAATTGAAATTGCTTAAAACAAGAAATTTAATTGTGGAAGAATTTGTCTATTTGTAatgttcttcctctcttctctatttacttaacttttattttatgtctctTAATTAAGTTTCATGGCTTTCTTTATAATAATTCCATAAATTTCTTGTTGGTGCTACTTGATGTCCCTGTTGCTATTGTGAGAATATTTTTTACCTGGTGGTATTTCCCTTTAATTGGTTGTTTGTGGTATAAAGGAAAGTAATTGGCTTTTGTTTCTATCATACTGAATCttcttattactttttaaagttttgattatTCCACTAGTATCTTATATGGTAAAAATCTATCTagtaataaacataattttaaccctcctttaaaagttatatttttatttgttttacatattattgCCTTGGCCAGAATGTCTGGAACAACACTGAATAGCTTCAATAGCCAACATCCTTTCCTGTGTTGTACCGTTAGTTGTGATGTTATTTAAGATAAATTTGGAAATagtgtatttcctttttcctaaatttctattcatattttaaGACAAGCAAtgggtgttaaattttatcagaTTCTTTCTACATATTCTTCTTTATAAAGAGCCAGTTCTTGAATTTATCCGTTACTGTTATTATCTTCTAAATACTGCATTTTGCTTTCTGTATGCTTTATTGTTTGTGCCATCACTTTATTTCTAAAttcttaaatgtttaatttatttcattaaaaaataatggtaGTATTTAAGGGTATGGATTCGACTAAGTAGTTTTGGCTATTGAAATTGACCAATAGTTGTTATCCCAGCAGGTAATAAGGGATATCAGGAGCGATTTTTCACCTAATACAAGGGAAAGAGTTTATAGTACTCATGGCCCCTTGGTATGAAGTTTAGACTCTTAGATACATGAGTAATGATCACAGCATTTGAAGTTCTTAAAAGCTATCAACATCTTATCCAAGGTTAGTCCTTAGTGATCTATTATAGCTGTGTATAATTGTTTaatttgatgaaaaagaaaacactttaaaagattttaaagtgTTATGGGCCTGAAGCCTCTAAATAAATAGTTGAATTTACATGATAAGCCAATTATGGGATGTTTATAAAAGAGTAATTAATATACTGTCAAAAGGGAGTGAAATATGAAACTATAACACATAAATATGTGTAGGTGGGAATGGGGGCAAAGTTGGGCTTATAATTTTAGATCTGTTACAGGTACACCAAAAGCTAAATAAGTAATATTAATTATTCACATTGACTATATCTCAAGtgatgaaataaaagaaacagtggTTGTATAGAGTAAAATTTATTATAGGGTTGTAGAATTCATACAACCTAAACTCCTTACAGCATTCAGCACCTACACAATTTTGTGCATTCCACAATACAGATAGTAGTGAGAAAGAATCACTGCATTAGTTAAAAATGACTGTCTCATGAAAATTGTTCACATATAAGTCAGGTTAATTACAGAGCACCTAATAGAACTGCAAAGATGTAATTTCTAAATTCAAGAAAGTtgtacaaaatgaaaaacaaaagcaaccaaCAATGTTGAGATCTGATATATTTTACacaaaaagttcaaaaacaatttaaaatatttcaaattttaaaattgctcCACCATAAGATGAATAAAGAGCTtacttaaaggaaaagaaaaaacaaacaaacaaacaaacaaaaacaacggATGGAATTTATTGTCAGGATGTTAGGTGACATATTCATGCTGCTTTCAGAAATCTAAACCctataaattcaaagaaaaaatgaaaatcatgtaATTTCAGTTTCAAAAAATAAGCAATGCCAATTAAACTAAAATTTGACAAGAGCTTGCAGTggttagtagtttttttttttcctttttttaaagcataagcaATAGAGTAAATGCATGAGTAAATATCTTGAGTATCCCATAAACCTTAATGTTAAAGTCATATTGTAAATCTCTGACTTCTTATTACCAAGGACACTCTATCTGTTGCCTCTTACTCTTGACAGATCTTGGTCTCAACAATAAATTCGTTGGGGAAGTGTCTAATCTTCCAGCATTTATCAATGGCACGTTTGTTGAAACCTGTAAGTAAATGTGCAAAAAAAGTGGCTTTTGAAATTTTtgtggaaatgaaaatatatccagACTTGTTCCCCACTTTTTCCTGTATTCTACCTCCACTTTCCTCCACTGTGTAACACAGGGTGAAGGAAGAAATACATTAGTTACTTACCCAGCAAGAGGTCTCTGCGACGAAGGCGGAAGGACTTTCTGTTATTGCAAAGTTGGTAAATAAAGATGCCAAGGTTACTAACATCACGAATTTCCTCCACAGCAACTAGGTCTTCACGAACCACGTAAGTTTGAGGCAGATATCTGCCActctaaaaatcaaaaacaaagactgaaatgagaaattctttttcctttttaattttgaagttcaGGAGtaaaagtgcaggtttgttacttaagTAAAgttgtgtcatggggtttgttgtagagattatttaatcacccaggtattaagcctagtacctactggttatttttcctgatcctgtccCTTCTCCCATCTttcaccctctgaaaggccccagtgtgtgttgttcccctctatgtgacCATGTGTTCTTTTCATTTGGctctcacttagaagtgagaacatatggtatttggttttctgttcctgtgttagtttgtaaggataatgtcctccagctttatccatgtctctgcaaaggacgtgatcttgtatttttttttgtgattggtttttttttttttggctgcgtactataccatggtgtatatgtatcacattttctttatccagtctatcattgatggacatttaggctgataccatgtctttgctattataaatattgctgcaatgaacatatttgtgcatgtgtctttataataaaatgatttatatttctttgggcatacacccagtaatgcgattgctgggtctaatagtatttctgtctttaggtctgagaaatcaccacagcatcttccataatggctgaactaatttacaccgaCACCAATGGTGtacaagcattcctttttctccacaacctcaccagcatctgttattttttgactttttaataatagtcactctgactggtgtgagatggtatctcgttgtggttttgatttgcatttatctaatgttCAGTGATGCTCAGCTTTTGTTCATGTTTGTTgcccgcatgtatgtcttcttttgaaaagtgtctgttcatgtcatttgcccaaaTTCTTAAGGACACTATTTAAATCCTTTCCTATACCAGATAATGACtgtaaaaaataatctttattttttagagcagttttaggttcacaacattttttatttcaaaatcatttcaatacaataaaatgttttggccaaactcattattttttaaaaaaacaaggaagtaaaATTACTTGGAAATGCTTATGTAAAAATTTGACTTCCAAAATACATACCGCCAGTTTGCCAAAGAGCTCTACCAGATTTTTTGGAGGCATAACAATAGAAGTATTGAGGGGCATCAGATAGCAGTTCCCCAGCAACAAGTCCAGGTAAGCAGTCATTCCCTGTTAGGTAGGGGGAAAAAGTCAGGTAAGACACAGAAGGCAGTAACATTGCAAATTTTCCAACTACCATTAGATCAAGCAGCTACATCCTTTCAAAATCAACTAATGTGTATTCAACAACAAAAGTATGAAAAGGCTTTGCCTCAAAAACATGTGCATTCATGAATGAATTTAATACCTGCCAATgaagtaaaaaagagagagagaaagaaaaaaaatcctggaatatTTATAAGAATGAGAAGCCCACCTTTTCAAAGTCATGAATAATTGCTGCAGGGTCACTATCCGAGAAACTGGGGACAGGCACATCAATGATTGCAATGTTGTCATCCTCACGAATGTCAGCCTCCTCAGTCACAGGCAGGAAGTTAGCCTCTCCTCCACGAAGGGAATTTGCAGGATCCTCAGAATCAAAAAAGCACATCTCTCCACGGTAAATGGTGCTCTAAAAGACAAAAAGGGAAAATTACAACCTTCTAATACTATCATGATATTTGAATGGCTTTTCACACTCATATCAATTCATTGTACTATGTGTTAAGCCGAGGCTTGTTGACTACAGTTATCACAATGAAGACAAATCAATTTTATGAACTGAAAGGCAACTTGAAAACTTTCCCTAAATCTTCTTTTCTCTATTCACCACTACAGAATTTTTTAAGTTGCTACTAAATGTCTAGCAAGTAGTAATccaaagtataataattataattagtaTTACCTTGGGCATGAAGTACTTGTAAATGCAGGCTCCACCAACAATAAGTCCTGCCAAGATGAATGAAAGGCCTAAGAGAGTAAGCATACATCTCCCAGAGGAGCCCTCTTTTTCCTGGGTGGCAACTCGGAGCTCCTATTtgttaaaaagcaaaaccaaaaacaaaaccagattgTACTTTTAGACACACAGTTGATTTTGTGTACAATTTACCTCCCTTGAAACccaagatatttttttaaatgttaactcaTTTTAATTGTAGTCTGAATTTATTTCAAGACAATTTCTGAATCTAATAGATGTTAAAAAATGTCTCTGATTATATTAACCTTCCATTTGGCATTTCTAAACCCAAATATAgatatgaaattatttcaaaatacatgcaTCAAGAATCAAATTAAAATTACCGTTTATTTATGCAATGTCATATTCTTTTTTACTGTGCTAAGAACACTTAACACGACATTGACTCAACACATTTTTCATTGTATAATATAGTATTAACAATAGGCACAATGCAGTAGAGCCGATCTCTAGAAATTATACTCAATAAATGGAAGTAATTACTTTTTGAACTACTACACTGATATAATCACTAACTTTCTGGGATATGGTTctgtttcttcattattttttccaaatcagTTTGCCAACTTAAAAGAGAATTAGTATCCTTTGATTAATTTATTAACTGATTTTTCAAAAAGCTGATTTTTGAAAATTAGGTTTTAAAGGTAGGAGTTCTATAAGGTATATGCCATTTTCCccatattttagaaattaaaatatcgAAGGGAGAGATATAAATTTAATGTTCCTAATTTAATCGAGAAATAAAAGTCTCTTAATATCGATCAATATTCTATAACTGTGTATTGCatgaatgaaatattttccaCGTCCTGGGTGAAACACTTGATTTTGAAGTGTAGCATTTGCgatagctagacacaaaagttgtCCGTGTAACAGTGactgtaatattttgttaaatcaaTAATTTGCTTCGGGATTGAAACAAGAAAGATCCAAAGCAAACAAGTATCTGATTGTGCCCTTCCCAGGGCAGTGGACTCCAATCTTTCTAATCCCATTTTTGTATGTCACAATACATCCTAAGCAGCATTATTACTCAAGGACTGAATAAATGAAGTAAGCAAATCTAGGCCCTGATCATTAAAGGGTAAATCATTCAAACGCGTATATAAATCGAATTGTTTTAGTCTTTTAGGTCATTAGCTCTTTTTCAGGACAACTACTGTAATGTTTATCAGAGCTAACTAACCTTAAATTCATTTGGTGAAAACAAATGCATAGATTTCAAGTTAATGCAGAAGATGAAAGGACAGACAatcatttgagaaatgtttatttttccaaaaatatttttctttgaaggtCAAAGAAATTTGAGATTCCCATTTTCTtaactaaatttatttaagttcaaaCCCTCCATTAATTAGTACTCTATAAACCTTGAAGGCTTTTCTGTGTCCCAGTAATTTTCAggaacttttaattatttttattaaaaaaaacctaaacTAAGATTAGCACTACAAAGATAGAACTATAAATTTTGATTTGGAATTACTGTACAATAATCTAGAACTGGagacttaaaattatattttagatgaTTAAAATGAGTTTCATAAAGATAAAGTAACTTGCTCATAAGTCACATAATAGCTTAATTTGAAAttctaagagaaataaatttattttttcttgctactGAGACATGAGAAGAACAGTTTGCATtgtaatttcatttattctttcaataatTCAGGAAGTTTATTAAGCAAGGCCTAAGTATTAGAATTTCAATTTCATAAGATATTACATCCTAGAAATAAgggctttttgttttcatttacatttattggaCTTTAGGTTGGTGTGAGCCATCAATTACCATAGCTAATTTCTCTTGGAACTCTTTCGAAGTGATTGTACACTATGTCTGACATCATATTTGTCATGCTCAACCTCTAATGAGCTAGCTGATCAATGTATTACAATACAATATGTCAAGTATTATTATCAGTGTCCTATAGTGGCCAGGTAAGGATCCTGTTAAGTGTTCTCCAAAACCTAACAGCAAAGTATAATCAAAGTGCAAATGctcagttttgctttttcctcatCGCACCAAAGTCCTGGCAGAAGTATTGCTTGCATATTAACTGAATCTATCTACAAGTCATGAAATGCTTGgcggtgaggaaaaaaaaaaaaaaggattactgTGTGGCTATATTTAACTACTGGCCTCTAATTAGACCTCCCAAAAAATCTGACCATGTTTAACCTACAAACTAAGCAGGAGAACA of the Pongo abelii isolate AG06213 chromosome X, NHGRI_mPonAbe1-v2.0_pri, whole genome shotgun sequence genome contains:
- the ITM2A gene encoding integral membrane protein 2A; its protein translation is MVKIAFNTPTAVQKEEARQDVEALLSRTVRTQILTGKELRVATQEKEGSSGRCMLTLLGLSFILAGLIVGGACIYKYFMPKSTIYRGEMCFFDSEDPANSLRGGEANFLPVTEEADIREDDNIAIIDVPVPSFSDSDPAAIIHDFEKGMTAYLDLLLGNCYLMPLNTSIVMPPKNLVELFGKLASGRYLPQTYVVREDLVAVEEIRDVSNLGIFIYQLCNNRKSFRLRRRDLLLGFNKRAIDKCWKIRHFPNEFIVETKICQE